In Mycoplasmopsis synoviae ATCC 25204, the sequence CTTTAGTAGCTCTATCTTTACCGGTAGCTTGTCCTATTCCTACAACAGCTAGTCCTGATCCGCCTAAAATTTTAACCACGTCAGCGTAGTCGATATTAATAGTTCCGATTCTATATAAAATATCGTGGAATGCCAAAATAATATTTTTTAAAGTAATATTAGCTAGTTGGAATGAATCTTCAATTGGAAGATCTCCAAAGTTTTCAGCAAGTTTATCATTTGATAACACGATATATGAATCAACTACTTTAGAAAGTTCTTGAATTCCATTTTTAGCAATTCTTTTTCTCTTTGGCCCTTCGTAGCTAAATGGAGTTGTAACAATACCAATAGTTAGCGCTCCCATTTTTTTAGCAGCTTCGGCAATAACAGGAGCGGCTCCGGTTCCGGTTCCTCCTCCTAGTCCTGCAGTAACTAAAACAACATCCGCACCTTTTAAGGCTTCTTCAATTTCGTCAACAGATTCTCTAGCTGATTTTTCTCCGATTTCAGGATCAGATCCTGCTCCAAGACCTCTAGTGTCTTTTCCTAGAGAAATTTTATTTTCACATGGATTTAGTGAAAGCGCTTGATCGTCGGTGTTTGCGATAATGAAATTAACGTTGCTAAAACCAGCTGCTTGGATCATTTTAACAGCGTTATTTCCTCCACCTCCAACTCCAATTACGCATAGTTTAATTTTAGAAACGTTAGCAGCTTCATTGTCATATAAATTCTCAGATGAAGTTAAATCATCAAAAACTGGTTTTTCTGAATAACTATCGCTATGTAATATGTTTTTCATTTTATGAATCCTCTATGTAAATTTAAGTTAATACTAAATATTATTTATATTTTATACTTTTTTTGCGATTTTAAGCCTATTTATTTGAAAAATATTTAAATAAATTAAAACTAAATCATCTTTTATTTAAATTAGGTTTTATATTAGTTGTAACGGTTTGATTTTCTACTTTTAATTCGCTTGAATTTATAATGCTAGAATTTAAAATAGCTTGATTTAGCAGAAATTTTTCAAAGCTATTTTCTTGATTTAAATTAAAAATAGATTCAACGCTATAACTAGTTTTTTGAGCTTTTAGCAGCGTAGCCATGATGTTGGCTAGATGCACATTTTCAGAAGATATTTCTAGATTTTCTATTGGCAGATAGCTAAGTTCATCGACTAGATTTTTTGCTAAATCGCTAAGATTATTTTTTAAAAAAGTTAAATCACTAGAATTTAAATCTAAGTTTAAATTGTTATTTAAAAATTTTAATTGTTGGCTTTTTGTTTTTAAATTAACTTCGCTAGAAAGCTTTGAAAATAAGTTTTTATGTCTTATAACATGGTTTTTATTTCTTAAAACTATTTCGCTACTATTTTGATTTAATTTAAGTAAAAAATAATTTTGCTTTTTGCTTTTTTGACCAGCTTTATAGCTAGCTAAAAGGCTTTCTTTGTAAAATACAAAATTATTATCAAAAGATAAAAACTCTAATATTTTTTTGTATTTGTTGTAAAAGACTTGATCCTCACATATTGCTACGCTAAAAAATATGTTAATGGTTTCAAAATCTGTATTTTTTGGAAAATTATCGTAAGATTTTTCAACTTGAAACAGCGAATCTTCTTGGCTATGTCCTAGTGTTACATAAGAAAATATATTAGCTTTCCCCACATAGTTAATTTTATTTTCTTCTAAAAATGCATATATTTTTTTGTCTACTAAATCTAGGATGTTTTCACTACTAAATTCTTGGTATGAATTTAATACTTCTCTTTTAGATAAAGATACTTGAAATTTTTTTGAATTTAAATTTTGACCAAAAAATGAAGAATCAAAAACTACAAAATTAATTTTTTGATTTTCTTCAGCTTTAATTTCACTAACTTTTTGTGACATTTTTGCTAAATTATTATGCATTTCTTGCCCATATAAGTTATACATATAATTAGCAATATTAGAATAATTTAAATTATCTATATATATTGATTCTGATAAAGAAACTTTATCAGAATGTATTTCTCATAGAAATAGTTTTTTCATTTTTAGTCCTTTATTTTAGTTAGTATTCTAAGCTTTGCGCTTTTTGATCTTGAATTTAAATTCAGCTCTTGCTTTGACGGATAAATTCTTCTAGTGGCAAAGAATTTATCCTCTTGAATTGGCATCTTAGAAGGAAGTTTTGGCTTTGTTAATTCTTGAAAATAATTTTTAACGATTTTATCTTCTAAAGAATGAAAGCTAATAATTAATAACGATGCATTTACTTTTAATAAGTCTTCAATACTGCTAAGCATTTGATGAATTGAATCTAGCTCGTTATTAACTTCAATTCTTATGGCTTGAAAAACATTTTTAGCTGGGTTTTTTAGCTTTAAAAGTTTTTGAGGCGTAACGCTTTTAATTAAATTTGCTAGCTCTAAGGTAGTATTTATTGGCCTAGCTTCAATAATTTTAGAAGCTATGTATTTATAATTTTTAACTTCACCATAGGTTTTTAATATATATTCAAGTTTTTCAACTGGATATAAATTAACAACATCATAAGCTGATAGCTTTTGACTTTGGTCCATTCTCATATCTAATGTGCTATTTTTTAGATATGAAAATCCTCTTTCAGCATTATCTATTTGCGGTGATGAAATTCCTAAATCAGCTAAAATCCCATCTACTTTATAAATTCCAAGATTTGATAGTTCTTCTTTAAAATCTTTAAAATCGCTTTTAATGATTTCAAAGTTATTAGCCACTTCACTTAATGTTTTAGAAGCGTTTTTAATAGCAAAGTCATCTTTATCGAAGGCTATTAATTTTCCTTTAGGAATTCTTTTTAGAATTTCTTTGGAATGCCCTCCCATTCCTAAAGTTAAATCTATATAAACTCCATTTTCTTTTAAAGTTAGGTTATCTAAAACTTCATTTAGCAGCACAGGAATGTGATTATTTTTCATTGTAGGCCTGTTCTACTAGTTTTTCTAGTCCAACTGGAGTTACTTTTTCATTTAATGCTTCAAATTTTGATTTCGATCAAATTTCAACGTAGTCTTTAGCACCTACGAAATATATTTCTTTTCCTAGCTCTTCTCCTGCAAAAATTCATTGCATGATTCTAGCTGGAATTGTAATTCTTCCTTGTTTATCAAGAGTTATCTCAAAAGTATTTGAGTTTATTTGACGCTTAATTTGACGAATTTTTGCGTCAAATGGATTTTTTTGATCTAAGAAGGCTGAAAATTTTTCAAATTCTTTTTCACTTCTTAAATCTGCTTGCCCATCGAAACCGATTGTTAGATACAGAGGCTCTACAAGCTTGCTTTTAAAAGCAGGAGGCAGGGCTATTCTGTTTT encodes:
- the rsmH gene encoding 16S rRNA (cytosine(1402)-N(4))-methyltransferase RsmH yields the protein MKNNHIPVLLNEVLDNLTLKENGVYIDLTLGMGGHSKEILKRIPKGKLIAFDKDDFAIKNASKTLSEVANNFEIIKSDFKDFKEELSNLGIYKVDGILADLGISSPQIDNAERGFSYLKNSTLDMRMDQSQKLSAYDVVNLYPVEKLEYILKTYGEVKNYKYIASKIIEARPINTTLELANLIKSVTPQKLLKLKNPAKNVFQAIRIEVNNELDSIHQMLSSIEDLLKVNASLLIISFHSLEDKIVKNYFQELTKPKLPSKMPIQEDKFFATRRIYPSKQELNLNSRSKSAKLRILTKIKD
- a CDS encoding division/cell wall cluster transcriptional repressor MraZ codes for the protein MVFGQQLRNLDEKNRIALPPAFKSKLVEPLYLTIGFDGQADLRSEKEFEKFSAFLDQKNPFDAKIRQIKRQINSNTFEITLDKQGRITIPARIMQWIFAGEELGKEIYFVGAKDYVEIWSKSKFEALNEKVTPVGLEKLVEQAYNEK